A region from the Medicago truncatula cultivar Jemalong A17 chromosome 6, MtrunA17r5.0-ANR, whole genome shotgun sequence genome encodes:
- the LOC120580828 gene encoding vicilin-like seed storage protein At2g18540: MTDEEKSKPTTWVISGPTYTGKRRSGPKTGKLLIKNDRDQQKFFDSFYDEMIEEVRSCINKPDADLNYELFRLKTAWFGKGHYREYVAKNRKELRILMKKIKKKEAEILGISKEKEDADMKRKEEEEAERKVKEEAEILKKSKEKKEAKIQKKKMKKKEAKIRKQAAKKVCEEGAKAC; this comes from the exons ATGACTGACGAGGAGAAATCTAAGCCAACTACTTGGGTCATCTCAGGACCCACATATACCGGCAAAAGGAGATCTGGGCCAAAAACCGGCAAACTTCTCATCAAAAATGATAGAGATCAACAG AAGTTTTTTGATTCcttttatgatgaaatgatcGAAGAAGTTCGTAGTTGCATCAATAAGCCTGATGCTGATTTAAATTACGAG TTGTTTAGGCTGAAAACTGCGTGGTTTGGCAAGGGTCATTATAGAGAGTATGTTGCCAAAAACCGTAAAGAACTTCGAATTCTgatgaagaaaattaaaaaaaaggaagctGAAATTCTGGGAATAAGCAAGGAAAAGGAGGACGCTGATATGAAAAGGAAGGAAGAGGAGGAAGCTGAAAGGAAGGTAAAGGAGGAAGCTGAAATTCTGAAAAAAAGCAAGGAAAAGAAGGAAGCTAAAattcagaaaaagaaaatgaaaaagaaggaAGCTAAAATTCGAAAGCAAGCAGCTAAAAAAGTTTGTGAGGAAGGGGCTAAAGCATGTTAA
- the LOC25481515 gene encoding protein PXR1, protein MTDEEKSKPTTWVISGPTYTGKRRSGPKTGKLLIKNDRDHQTYYDIFYDEMIKDVRSCINKPDADLNHELYRLKIAWSGKGQYREYVAKSRKELRILMKKIKKKEAEILGISKEKEEAEMKRKEEEEAERKEKEEAEMKRKEEEEPERKEKEEAEILKKSKEKKEAKIQKKKMKKKEAKIRKQAAKKVCEEGAKAC, encoded by the exons ATGACTGACGAGGAGAAATCTAAGCCAACTACTTGGGTCATCTCAGGACCCACATATACCGGCAAAAGGAGATCTGGGCCAAAAACCGGCAAACTTCTCATCAAAAATGATAGAGATCACCAG ACTTATTATGATATcttttatgatgaaatgatcaaAGACGTTCGTAGTTGCATCAATAAGCCTGATGCTGATTTAAATCACGAG TTGTATAGGCTGAAAATTGCGTGGTCTGGCAAGGGTCAGTATAGAGAGTATGTTGCCAAAAGCCGTAAAGAACTTCGAATTCTgatgaagaaaattaaaaaaaaggaagctGAAATTCTGGGAATAAGCAAGGAAAAGGAGGAAGCTGAAATGAAAAGGAAGGAAGAGGAGGAAGCTGAAAGGAAGGAAAAGGAGGAAGCTGAAATGAAAAGGAAGGAAGAGGAGGAACCTGAAAGGAAGGAAAAGGAGGAAGCTGAAATTCTGAAAAAAAGCAAGGAAAAGAAGGAAGCTAAAattcagaaaaagaaaatgaaaaagaaggaAGCTAAAATTCGAAAGCAAGCAGCTAAAAAAGTTTGTGAGGAAGGGGCTAAAGCATGTTAA